In the genome of Leeuwenhoekiella sp. MAR_2009_132, one region contains:
- a CDS encoding RES family NAD+ phosphorylase, which yields MELYRIATEKYANILTASGAAARWNKAGEQILYSSSSRALATLELIVNYRSIEPDVKFKVMILSLSDDSSLIDFLDKERLPLNWHGIFAYPVLQNLGSSWYRAQNSLALRVPSAVIPQEYNYLLNTSHPAFASKVKLAHIEDYFWDDRLA from the coding sequence ATGGAGCTTTACCGTATTGCAACAGAAAAATACGCCAATATACTTACTGCTTCTGGTGCTGCCGCAAGGTGGAATAAAGCCGGTGAGCAAATTCTGTATTCTTCATCTAGCCGAGCTCTGGCGACCCTAGAGCTTATTGTAAATTATCGTTCTATTGAGCCTGATGTAAAGTTTAAGGTTATGATACTTTCTCTATCAGATGACAGTTCACTTATAGATTTTTTAGATAAAGAACGACTTCCTTTAAATTGGCACGGAATTTTCGCTTATCCAGTTTTACAAAATCTAGGTTCATCCTGGTATCGCGCACAAAATAGTCTGGCTTTACGTGTTCCTTCAGCTGTTATTCCTCAAGAATACAACTATCTTTTAAACACCTCACATCCTGCTTTTGCCTCAAAAGTCAAATTAGCTCATATTGAAGATTATTTTTGGGATGATAGGCTGGCATAA
- a CDS encoding MbcA/ParS/Xre antitoxin family protein yields the protein MSYSKIDQDINEVNEAAVMYYLDNTEVNLATLDALRERSFFNEATLADWLNINVKTLRNYKNNNSVIKEHVQEKIVLLMALFNHGKMVFGSFEKFSEWLKSPNFFFDKKAPAVFLNTYSGTKFIDNRLTGMQYGDNA from the coding sequence ATGAGTTATTCAAAAATAGATCAGGATATTAATGAGGTCAATGAAGCTGCGGTTATGTATTACTTAGACAATACAGAGGTTAATTTAGCAACTTTAGATGCCTTGCGGGAGCGTTCTTTTTTTAATGAAGCTACACTTGCTGATTGGTTAAATATTAATGTAAAAACTCTTCGCAATTATAAAAATAACAACAGTGTTATTAAGGAACATGTGCAAGAAAAAATCGTCCTCTTAATGGCGCTATTCAATCACGGTAAAATGGTTTTTGGCTCATTTGAAAAATTTTCAGAGTGGTTAAAAAGTCCTAATTTTTTCTTTGATAAAAAGGCTCCTGCGGTATTTTTGAATACTTATAGTGGCACAAAGTTTATAGACAATCGCCTCACCGGGATGCAATATGGAGATAATGCTTAA
- the aroC gene encoding chorismate synthase produces MAGNTFGKLFTLTTFGESHGEAIGGIIDGCPAGIELDLDAVYRDMERRKPGQSKIVTQRKEPDTVQFFSGIFEGKTTGTPIGFNIVNTNQKSHDYSHIKDTYRPSHADYTYDQKYGVRDYRGGGRSSARETASRVAAGAIAKQVLKDVKINAFVDSVGEIHMTTPYQELDFSLIESNDVRCPDQAFAEKMIDRIKEIRKEGNTIGGTVMCVIQNVPVGLGEPVFDKLHAELGKAMLSINAVKGFEYGSGFHGASMKGSEHNDLFNADGSTKTNLSGGIQGGISNGMDIYFRVAFKPVATIMQTQPTIDKDGNDAEMQGKGRHDPCVVPRAVPIVEAMAALVLADFFLINKASKI; encoded by the coding sequence ATGGCAGGTAATACATTTGGTAAACTATTTACGCTAACAACTTTTGGAGAATCACATGGTGAAGCTATAGGTGGAATTATAGACGGTTGTCCCGCAGGAATAGAATTAGACTTAGATGCTGTTTACCGCGATATGGAGCGTCGCAAGCCTGGTCAATCTAAAATTGTAACCCAACGTAAAGAGCCTGATACCGTTCAGTTTTTCTCTGGTATTTTTGAAGGTAAGACTACCGGCACGCCTATAGGCTTCAATATTGTAAATACCAATCAAAAGTCTCACGACTACAGCCATATAAAAGACACCTACCGCCCTTCTCATGCAGATTATACTTATGATCAAAAATATGGGGTACGTGATTACAGAGGTGGTGGCCGTTCTTCTGCACGGGAAACAGCAAGTCGTGTTGCGGCAGGGGCCATAGCCAAGCAAGTTTTAAAAGATGTGAAAATAAATGCATTTGTAGACTCGGTAGGCGAGATACATATGACAACCCCGTATCAGGAGCTTGATTTTTCTTTAATAGAATCTAACGATGTACGTTGCCCAGATCAGGCATTCGCCGAAAAAATGATTGATAGAATAAAAGAAATACGCAAAGAAGGAAACACTATAGGTGGTACCGTAATGTGTGTTATACAAAATGTACCGGTAGGACTGGGCGAACCTGTATTTGATAAGTTACATGCTGAGCTAGGTAAAGCAATGCTTTCTATAAATGCAGTTAAAGGTTTTGAGTATGGTAGCGGTTTTCACGGAGCTTCTATGAAAGGAAGTGAACATAATGATTTATTTAACGCAGACGGAAGCACCAAAACAAACCTGAGTGGAGGTATACAAGGGGGTATAAGCAACGGTATGGATATCTATTTCAGAGTAGCGTTTAAACCTGTAGCAACCATAATGCAAACACAACCTACAATTGACAAAGATGGTAATGACGCAGAAATGCAAGGTAAGGGACGCCACGATCCTTGTGTAGTGCCCAGGGCAGTACCTATAGTTGAAGCAATGGCGGCTCTGGTATTAGCCGATTTCTTTTTAATTAATAAAGCTTCTAAAATTTAA
- a CDS encoding UDP-2,3-diacylglucosamine diphosphatase, which yields MKRNVELVVLSDVHLGTYGSHAKELVNYLQSVKPQTLVLNGDIIDIWQFRKRYFPKSHLQVIKKIISLAAKGTEVFYITGNHDEKLRKFSPVNLGNISIVDKLVLDLDGRKAWIFHGDVFDASIQHTKWIAKLGGWGYDFLIVFNRFINWWLTKLGKPKYSLSKKIKNSVKKAVSFVSNFEETAAQLAIENDFDYVICGHIHQPQIRKVFYKEKNCIYLNSGDWIEHLTALEYDNGVWSLMEYEKQNVPVTADDDSVNTEIDPVALLASIKMFS from the coding sequence TTGAAACGTAACGTTGAACTTGTAGTACTTTCTGATGTACATCTAGGCACCTATGGATCTCACGCTAAAGAACTCGTGAATTACCTGCAAAGTGTTAAACCACAAACGCTGGTTCTTAACGGGGATATTATAGATATCTGGCAATTTAGAAAACGCTACTTCCCAAAATCGCATTTACAGGTGATTAAAAAAATAATTTCACTTGCTGCTAAGGGAACAGAAGTATTTTACATCACCGGGAATCACGATGAAAAATTACGCAAGTTTAGCCCTGTGAATCTGGGGAATATTTCAATAGTAGATAAACTAGTTTTAGATCTTGACGGTCGCAAAGCCTGGATTTTTCACGGGGATGTTTTTGATGCCTCTATACAACATACAAAATGGATTGCGAAGTTAGGTGGCTGGGGCTATGACTTTCTCATAGTTTTTAACCGCTTCATAAACTGGTGGCTTACAAAACTTGGTAAACCAAAATATTCTCTTTCTAAAAAAATTAAAAACAGTGTTAAGAAAGCGGTAAGCTTTGTATCAAATTTTGAAGAAACCGCTGCACAACTCGCTATTGAAAATGACTTCGATTACGTGATTTGCGGTCATATACATCAACCACAAATACGCAAAGTTTTCTATAAAGAAAAAAACTGTATTTATCTAAACAGTGGAGACTGGATTGAGCATCTTACCGCGTTAGAATATGACAATGGTGTATGGTCTTTAATGGAATACGAAAAGCAAAATGTACCAGTAACCGCAGACGATGATTCGGTGAATACAGAAATTGATCCCGTTGCTCTTTTGGCTTCGATAAAGATGTTCAGTTAA
- a CDS encoding ATP-dependent helicase — MEALLEGLNDAQRAPVLQKDGAMMVIAGAGSGKTRVLTMRIAYLMQQGVDAFNILSLTFTNKAAREMKTRIGTIVGNSEAKNLWMGTFHSVFAKILRIEGHHLGFPPNFTIYDSQDSQRLISAIIKEMGLDKDIYKYKQVHSRISSFKNSLITVKAYFQNPELMEADAMAKKPRIGEIYKEYVDRCFKAGAMDFDDLLLRTNELLARFPEVLAKYQKRFQYILVDEYQDTNHSQYLIVKALADRYQNICVVGDDSQSIYAFRGANINNILNYQKDYDDVKVYRLEQNYRSTKNIVEAANSVIEHNKTKLDKIVWTANDDGPKIIVHRSLTDGEEGRYVASTIFEQKMNKQLKHSDFAILYRTNAQSRAMEDALRKREIPYRIFGGLSFYQRKEIKDVLAYLRVLTNPNDEEGLKRIINFPARGIGATTIDRLVIAAKTYNKSIFEVMENIQHLEIQINNSTKNKLYNFVNMIKSFQITAENADAFVTAEEVARKTGLLQELKKDGTPEGIARIENIEELLNGIRDFVEGQKEIVDATGSLAEFLEDVALATDLDKEVDDVDRVSLMTIHLAKGLEFPYVFVVGMEEDLFPSGMSMNTRSELEEERRLFYVALTRAEHQAYLTYTESRYRWGKLIDAEPSRFIEEIDDSFLDIQTPMESYRYKPLVDIDIFGEPDKTKLRLKKPVAGSAPTVGKPTPGQLQKLRKLRPESTSTPSFKTDDLNGNLKAGSRVEHNRFGHGEVLGIEGIGQDQKAEIRFQTGGIKKLLLRFAKLKILE; from the coding sequence TTGGAGGCACTTTTAGAAGGATTAAATGACGCACAACGTGCACCGGTATTACAAAAAGACGGGGCGATGATGGTGATTGCCGGTGCAGGCTCTGGTAAAACGCGTGTACTTACAATGCGTATCGCATACCTGATGCAACAAGGGGTAGACGCATTTAATATATTATCTCTAACGTTTACTAATAAGGCCGCTCGCGAGATGAAAACGCGTATAGGTACGATTGTGGGCAATAGTGAAGCAAAAAATCTATGGATGGGTACCTTTCACTCTGTATTTGCTAAAATCCTACGTATTGAAGGGCATCACCTGGGGTTTCCTCCCAATTTCACGATTTATGATAGTCAGGATTCTCAACGTCTTATTTCTGCTATTATTAAAGAAATGGGACTTGATAAAGATATTTATAAATACAAGCAGGTACACAGTCGTATCTCTTCCTTTAAAAACAGTTTGATAACCGTAAAGGCCTACTTTCAAAATCCAGAATTGATGGAAGCTGATGCGATGGCAAAAAAGCCACGTATAGGTGAGATTTACAAAGAGTACGTAGATCGTTGTTTTAAAGCAGGCGCAATGGATTTTGATGATTTACTGCTGCGCACAAATGAATTGCTCGCACGTTTTCCAGAAGTACTAGCCAAGTATCAGAAACGTTTTCAATACATTCTTGTAGATGAGTACCAGGATACAAACCACTCACAATATTTAATTGTAAAAGCCCTGGCAGACCGCTATCAGAACATTTGTGTGGTGGGAGATGATTCACAAAGTATTTACGCCTTCCGGGGTGCAAATATTAATAACATATTAAACTACCAGAAAGATTATGATGATGTAAAAGTCTATCGTCTGGAGCAAAATTACCGTTCTACAAAGAATATTGTAGAAGCAGCAAACTCTGTTATTGAACATAACAAAACCAAGCTTGATAAAATTGTCTGGACGGCAAATGACGACGGACCCAAAATAATTGTGCACCGCTCATTAACAGATGGTGAAGAAGGGCGTTATGTAGCAAGTACCATATTTGAGCAAAAGATGAACAAGCAGCTCAAGCACAGTGATTTTGCTATTTTATATAGAACTAATGCGCAATCTCGTGCGATGGAAGACGCTTTGCGTAAACGGGAAATACCGTATCGTATTTTCGGGGGATTATCGTTCTACCAGCGTAAAGAGATTAAAGATGTTTTAGCGTATTTACGAGTATTAACAAACCCCAATGATGAAGAAGGTTTAAAGCGTATAATTAACTTCCCTGCACGAGGTATAGGCGCAACCACCATAGACCGTCTGGTAATCGCTGCAAAGACGTATAATAAATCAATTTTTGAGGTGATGGAGAATATTCAGCACCTTGAAATACAAATTAATAATAGTACAAAAAATAAGCTCTACAACTTCGTCAATATGATTAAGAGTTTTCAGATTACTGCTGAAAACGCCGATGCTTTTGTTACTGCTGAAGAAGTAGCCCGTAAAACAGGATTGCTTCAGGAACTAAAGAAAGATGGCACGCCTGAAGGTATTGCACGTATCGAAAATATTGAAGAGCTGTTAAACGGTATTCGTGATTTTGTTGAAGGCCAGAAAGAAATCGTAGATGCGACCGGTTCACTCGCCGAATTTTTAGAAGATGTAGCCCTTGCCACAGATCTTGATAAGGAGGTAGATGATGTAGATCGGGTGTCTTTAATGACGATTCACTTGGCAAAAGGACTAGAATTCCCGTATGTTTTTGTGGTAGGTATGGAAGAAGATTTATTCCCTAGCGGAATGAGTATGAATACCCGTAGCGAGCTTGAAGAGGAGCGTAGATTATTTTATGTTGCCTTAACGCGTGCAGAGCATCAAGCTTATTTAACATATACCGAATCGCGTTATCGCTGGGGAAAATTGATAGACGCAGAACCCAGTCGTTTTATTGAAGAGATTGATGACTCATTTCTTGATATACAAACGCCTATGGAATCTTACAGGTATAAGCCCCTTGTAGATATAGATATTTTTGGGGAACCAGATAAAACTAAGTTACGACTTAAAAAACCGGTTGCCGGAAGCGCACCCACCGTAGGAAAACCTACACCGGGACAATTACAGAAATTAAGAAAATTAAGACCTGAAAGTACGAGTACACCATCTTTTAAAACAGATGATTTAAATGGAAATTTAAAAGCAGGAAGTAGAGTAGAACACAACCGTTTTGGTCACGGAGAAGTATTAGGAATTGAAGGAATAGGACAGGATCAAAAAGCAGAAATACGTTTTCAAACTGGTGGTATCAAGAAGTTGTTGTTGCGTTTTGCAAAATTGAAGATTTTAGAATAG
- a CDS encoding DsrE family protein produces the protein MHFKFAFALFIFISAFSQNLRAQEKITGPLINDFGATYTVSKLDIPIDVSQTYKVVFDISKSPENPSELNPYFNTVARFLNMNHAAGVPQNQLKPVLVIHGSAAFSLLNNEFHKEKYGVDNPNIELLEQLYKLNIPVVLCGQTAGARDITSEKRWQHTQLALSAMNALIYYQNLDYALISF, from the coding sequence ATGCATTTTAAATTTGCTTTTGCTCTTTTTATTTTTATAAGTGCTTTTTCTCAAAATTTAAGAGCGCAAGAAAAAATCACCGGTCCATTAATCAATGACTTTGGAGCAACTTACACCGTTTCTAAACTTGATATTCCGATAGATGTTTCTCAAACCTATAAAGTTGTGTTTGATATCTCGAAGTCTCCAGAAAACCCTTCAGAACTTAACCCTTATTTTAATACTGTAGCCCGTTTTTTAAATATGAACCACGCTGCAGGTGTACCACAAAATCAGTTAAAACCTGTACTTGTGATTCATGGTAGTGCTGCTTTTAGCCTACTCAATAACGAATTTCACAAAGAAAAATATGGTGTTGATAATCCCAATATCGAACTCTTAGAACAATTATATAAGTTAAATATTCCTGTGGTGCTATGTGGACAAACTGCTGGGGCTCGTGATATAACTTCAGAAAAAAGGTGGCAACATACGCAACTCGCATTATCTGCAATGAATGCACTTATCTATTATCAAAATCTCGATTACGCTTTAATTTCATTTTAA
- a CDS encoding amidohydrolase, producing MKKLNILFLSIGLTAFAQSPDASIMKAAESIEDKVINWRHDIHEHPELSNQEFETAAKIAEHLKSLGIEVQTEIAKTGVVGILKGKKPGKVVALRADIDALPVTERNDLPFKSNVTANFLGTETGVMHACGHDTHVAILMGVAEILSQHKDKINGTVKFIFQPAEEGPPPGEEGGASLMIKEGVLKNPDVDAIFGLHINSATPVGQINYKPGGIMAAVERFVVKVNGKQTHGSQPWGGVDPIYISSQIIDGFQSIISRESNLLVEPAVITVGKITSGVRFNIIPESAELIGTVRTLDPNMRELIIRRMTEMTEGLAKAYGGSATIEFQSNTAITYNDEALTEQMLPTLQKVAGADKVNLVKATTGGEDFSYFQEEVPGLYFFLGGMTPGNKEAYPHHTPDFQIDDAGMLLGVKVMSQLTLDYLNKK from the coding sequence ATGAAAAAACTAAACATTCTTTTCCTCAGCATTGGTTTAACCGCATTTGCGCAATCTCCAGATGCTTCGATAATGAAGGCTGCAGAATCTATTGAAGATAAAGTAATTAACTGGCGCCACGATATTCACGAGCATCCAGAATTGAGCAATCAAGAGTTTGAGACAGCTGCAAAAATTGCAGAACATTTAAAATCGCTGGGTATTGAGGTTCAAACAGAAATCGCAAAAACAGGCGTCGTAGGTATTTTAAAAGGAAAAAAACCGGGTAAGGTAGTTGCCTTACGTGCAGATATAGACGCCTTGCCTGTAACAGAACGTAATGATTTACCCTTTAAAAGTAATGTTACTGCAAATTTTCTAGGCACAGAAACCGGGGTAATGCACGCCTGTGGTCACGATACACATGTTGCTATTTTAATGGGTGTTGCAGAAATATTATCTCAACATAAAGATAAGATTAACGGTACCGTAAAATTTATTTTTCAACCTGCTGAAGAAGGACCACCACCGGGAGAAGAAGGTGGTGCTTCTTTAATGATAAAGGAAGGGGTTCTCAAAAATCCTGATGTAGATGCGATTTTTGGCCTACACATAAATAGTGCAACACCTGTGGGTCAAATTAATTACAAACCGGGAGGTATTATGGCCGCTGTAGAACGCTTTGTCGTAAAAGTAAATGGTAAACAAACTCATGGCTCACAGCCCTGGGGAGGTGTAGATCCTATTTATATTTCATCACAAATTATAGACGGTTTTCAATCTATAATAAGTAGAGAGTCAAATTTATTAGTAGAGCCTGCAGTAATAACGGTTGGTAAAATAACCTCAGGAGTACGATTTAATATTATTCCGGAAAGTGCAGAGCTTATAGGTACGGTACGCACGCTTGATCCTAATATGCGTGAACTTATAATTCGTAGAATGACAGAAATGACTGAAGGTCTTGCAAAAGCCTACGGCGGAAGTGCGACCATAGAATTTCAATCAAATACTGCAATCACCTATAATGATGAGGCACTTACAGAACAAATGCTCCCTACGCTCCAAAAAGTTGCAGGAGCAGATAAGGTAAATCTTGTAAAAGCTACCACAGGCGGCGAAGATTTTAGTTATTTTCAGGAAGAAGTGCCGGGCTTATACTTTTTTCTGGGTGGGATGACACCGGGTAATAAAGAAGCATACCCGCATCATACACCAGATTTTCAAATTGACGACGCAGGTATGCTACTTGGAGTTAAAGTTATGAGCCAGTTGACGCTAGATTATCTCAATAAAAAATAG
- a CDS encoding FMN-binding glutamate synthase family protein, protein MSEVLSFLSSIPWWIWLIVFLVVIAVRDIFFNKKHIITHNFPIVGHMRYMLESIGPELRQYIVASNREELPFNRIERGWIYASAKNENNYEGFGTDQNIYEANYIFINNAMMGFKAPLDHPNSKNPYFLPCAKVMGLHNKRRKPYRPGSAINVSAMSFGSLSARAIESLNKGCKLAHAYHNTGEGGLSPYHKQGADVVFQIGTGYFGVRDEAGNFSMEKLIALVEANPEVKAIEVKLSQGAKPGKGGVLPASKITQEISEIRHVPMGKDVISPATHSAFEGVEGLLKFVEDIANATGLPVGIKAAIGKLQDWEKLAQLMVKSGKGPDFIQVDGGEGGTGAAPPSFADHVSLPFVYAFSDLYKIFKKHHLTERIVFIGSGKLGLPAKGAMAFAMGVDVINVAREAMLSIGCIQAKACHNNTCPSGVATQNKWLQSGINIEDKAVRTNFYFKNFRKELIEITHACGYEHPCQLTTEDVDLSLGDKNLTQTLAACFSYHKVEVPFNGMNEILDCEYLGGNYDKETAGRKIQVDTKKEVRY, encoded by the coding sequence ATGAGTGAAGTCCTTTCTTTTTTGTCTAGTATTCCGTGGTGGATCTGGCTTATCGTATTTTTAGTTGTTATCGCCGTTCGGGATATTTTTTTCAATAAAAAACACATCATAACGCACAACTTTCCTATTGTAGGTCATATGCGGTATATGCTTGAGAGTATTGGCCCAGAATTACGCCAATATATAGTAGCAAGCAATCGTGAAGAACTTCCTTTTAATCGTATAGAACGCGGCTGGATTTATGCTTCAGCAAAAAATGAAAATAACTATGAAGGTTTTGGTACAGATCAAAATATTTACGAAGCCAATTACATTTTTATAAACAATGCGATGATGGGTTTTAAAGCCCCTTTAGATCATCCCAATTCAAAAAACCCGTATTTTTTACCTTGTGCAAAAGTAATGGGGCTTCATAATAAACGCCGAAAACCTTACAGACCTGGCTCTGCGATTAATGTCTCGGCAATGAGTTTTGGATCGCTTTCTGCCCGAGCTATAGAATCTCTTAATAAAGGTTGTAAACTGGCGCACGCTTATCACAATACAGGCGAAGGCGGTCTCTCACCCTATCATAAACAGGGAGCAGATGTTGTATTTCAAATAGGAACCGGTTATTTTGGAGTACGTGATGAAGCCGGAAATTTTTCTATGGAAAAATTAATTGCATTAGTTGAAGCAAACCCAGAAGTCAAAGCGATTGAAGTAAAATTATCACAAGGTGCAAAACCCGGGAAAGGTGGCGTTTTACCAGCGTCAAAAATCACTCAGGAAATTTCTGAAATACGTCACGTACCTATGGGTAAAGACGTTATTTCCCCAGCTACCCATTCTGCATTTGAAGGGGTTGAGGGCTTATTAAAATTTGTTGAAGATATTGCAAATGCTACCGGGCTTCCTGTAGGAATCAAGGCCGCAATAGGAAAACTTCAGGACTGGGAAAAACTGGCTCAACTTATGGTAAAATCTGGTAAAGGTCCAGATTTTATTCAGGTAGATGGTGGCGAAGGTGGTACCGGTGCAGCACCTCCTAGTTTTGCAGATCACGTTTCACTTCCTTTTGTATATGCATTTAGCGACCTTTATAAGATATTTAAAAAACACCATTTAACAGAGCGTATTGTTTTTATAGGCAGTGGTAAATTAGGGCTACCCGCAAAGGGCGCGATGGCTTTTGCAATGGGCGTTGATGTTATTAACGTTGCACGTGAGGCTATGCTTTCAATAGGTTGTATTCAAGCAAAAGCCTGTCATAACAACACCTGTCCCAGCGGTGTTGCTACGCAAAATAAATGGCTACAATCTGGTATTAATATTGAAGACAAAGCTGTACGTACCAATTTCTATTTTAAAAATTTCAGGAAGGAATTAATAGAAATTACCCACGCCTGTGGCTACGAGCATCCTTGTCAATTAACTACAGAAGATGTTGATTTGAGCCTGGGCGATAAAAACTTAACACAGACGCTGGCTGCGTGTTTTAGTTATCATAAAGTAGAAGTTCCTTTTAACGGAATGAATGAAATTCTAGATTGTGAATATTTAGGTGGCAATTATGATAAAGAAACTGCAGGCAGAAAAATTCAAGTAGATACTAAAAAAGAAGTACGTTATTAG
- a CDS encoding DUF3124 domain-containing protein: protein MKIIKSLSLSFFLVLLICSCEQQKEMSSINPINWKKRSATIPVDDSLTEARTYLGIYSEIYSTSEHNTHDLTVTVSMRNTSDKDSIYLTKAAYYSTSGELIRTYFDYPIFIKPLETVDIIIEESDDTGGTGANFIFDWLNNNALTDPIFEAIMISTRGQQGLSFTTQGKRIK, encoded by the coding sequence ATGAAAATCATCAAATCTCTTAGTCTATCTTTTTTTCTGGTCTTGTTAATCTGTTCGTGTGAGCAACAGAAAGAAATGAGTTCTATAAATCCTATCAACTGGAAAAAAAGGAGTGCAACAATACCTGTAGATGATTCATTAACAGAAGCACGTACCTATCTAGGCATCTATTCTGAGATTTACAGTACTTCAGAACACAATACGCACGATCTTACCGTTACCGTAAGTATGCGTAATACCAGTGATAAAGATTCTATATACCTTACAAAAGCAGCATATTACAGTACGTCTGGCGAACTTATACGCACGTATTTTGACTACCCCATATTCATTAAACCCTTAGAAACTGTAGATATCATTATCGAAGAATCTGATGACACCGGTGGTACTGGAGCAAATTTTATCTTTGACTGGCTTAATAATAATGCACTTACAGATCCTATTTTTGAAGCTATTATGATTTCAACTCGAGGTCAGCAAGGGCTATCATTTACGACTCAAGGTAAACGCATAAAATAA
- a CDS encoding potassium/proton antiporter, with translation MNITIENIVLIGSLLLFISIVVGKTSYRFGVPTLLLFLGIGMAAGSDGIGGIIFDDMEIAQFIGIVSLNFILFSGGLDTHWSSVKPILRQGLLLSTLGVLLTAVTLGVFVFYLTDFTIYESLLLGSIVSSTDAAAVFSILRSKSLALKTNLRPTLELESGSNDPMAYVLTIAFLTLVINQDQGLFSVIPLLLQQMIVGGIAGFVFGKLSKLIINKIELGFEGLYPVLVIALMFITFSATESIGGNGFLAIYICSVYLGNQDLIHKQTILKMFDGLAWLMQIVLFLTLGLLVFPTEIVPFFGIGIVVSLFLIFIARPVGVFISLAFFKMKMRRRLYISWVGLRGAAPIVFATYPLLAGIEKANMIFNIVFFISVTSVLIQGTSLSIVAKWLGVALPEAKDSKADVARFISEIPKTAMKEIVITPQCYAVDKKIVELGFPKTAIIAMIKRNDKFLTPKGSTVINKHDTLVVLSENEEGIEEVEVCLNR, from the coding sequence GTGAATATCACCATTGAGAATATTGTTTTAATAGGTTCGTTGCTGCTCTTCATAAGTATTGTAGTAGGTAAAACGTCTTATAGATTTGGAGTCCCTACCTTGTTATTGTTTTTGGGTATAGGAATGGCTGCCGGCTCAGACGGTATAGGAGGTATTATATTTGACGATATGGAGATCGCTCAGTTTATAGGTATTGTATCTCTGAACTTCATCTTATTTTCAGGGGGCTTAGATACACACTGGTCAAGCGTTAAACCTATTTTACGTCAGGGATTATTACTTTCTACCCTTGGTGTTCTTTTAACAGCCGTTACACTCGGAGTGTTTGTTTTTTATCTAACCGATTTTACCATTTACGAAAGTCTACTTCTAGGTTCTATAGTATCGTCTACAGATGCCGCAGCGGTATTTTCAATACTTAGGTCAAAAAGTCTTGCGTTAAAAACCAATCTAAGGCCTACGCTAGAATTAGAAAGCGGAAGTAATGACCCTATGGCATACGTACTTACCATTGCTTTTCTGACGCTTGTAATCAATCAGGATCAAGGCTTATTTTCGGTAATACCTTTGCTACTACAACAAATGATCGTGGGTGGGATTGCCGGTTTTGTTTTTGGTAAACTCAGTAAATTAATTATTAATAAAATAGAATTAGGTTTTGAAGGTTTATACCCGGTTCTGGTAATCGCCTTGATGTTTATAACCTTTTCTGCTACAGAATCTATAGGAGGCAACGGTTTTTTAGCAATATATATCTGTTCAGTATATCTGGGAAATCAAGATTTAATACATAAGCAAACCATTCTTAAAATGTTTGACGGGCTCGCCTGGCTTATGCAGATTGTACTGTTTCTAACTTTGGGATTGCTGGTTTTCCCTACAGAGATTGTTCCTTTCTTTGGTATAGGTATCGTGGTCTCACTATTTTTAATCTTTATAGCACGCCCGGTTGGGGTTTTTATAAGTCTGGCATTTTTTAAAATGAAAATGAGAAGACGATTGTATATTTCGTGGGTAGGTCTACGCGGTGCAGCGCCTATTGTATTTGCCACTTACCCGCTTCTTGCAGGTATCGAGAAAGCCAATATGATCTTTAACATTGTTTTCTTTATCTCGGTAACTTCAGTACTTATACAAGGTACTTCTCTTTCTATTGTGGCCAAATGGTTGGGTGTCGCGCTGCCCGAAGCAAAAGATTCAAAAGCAGATGTTGCCCGTTTTATTTCTGAAATACCAAAAACGGCAATGAAAGAAATTGTGATTACGCCGCAATGTTATGCCGTAGATAAAAAAATTGTAGAATTAGGGTTTCCTAAAACTGCAATTATTGCCATGATAAAGCGCAATGACAAGTTTTTAACTCCTAAAGGTTCTACTGTTATTAATAAACATGATACGCTGGTGGTATTATCTGAAAACGAAGAAGGTATTGAAGAAGTAGAGGTCTGTTTAAATAGATAA